One Scophthalmus maximus strain ysfricsl-2021 chromosome 9, ASM2237912v1, whole genome shotgun sequence genomic region harbors:
- the LOC118319836 gene encoding ubiquitin-conjugating enzyme E2-17 kDa, with the protein MALKRISKELTDLSRDPPALCSAGPVSEVNMFHWQATIMGPADSPYNGGVFFLTIHFPTDYPFKPPKVAFTTRIYHPNINSNGSICLDILRSQWSPALTISKVLLSICSLLCDPNPDDPLVPEIARIYKTDLVRYNKTAQDWTRKYAM; encoded by the exons GAACTGACTGATCTGTCCAGAGATCCTCCGGCTCTGTGCTCGGCCGGACCCGTCAGTGAAGTGAACA tgttccACTGGCAGGCGACCATCATGGGGCCT GCCGACAGTCCCTACAATGGCGGAGTATTTTTCCTCACAATTCATTTCCCCACAGATTATCCCTTCAAACCTCCCAAG GTCGCCTTCACAACCAGAATCTATCACCCGAACATCAACAGTAATGGCAGCATCTGTCTGGACATCCTGAGGTCACAGTGGTCTCCAGCTTTAACCATCTCCAAAG TTCTTCTGTCCAtctgttctctgctgtgtgaccCGAACCCCGACGACCCGTTAGTGCCCGAGATCGCTCGCATTTACAAGACAGACCTGGTCCG GTACAACAAGACAGCTCAGGACTGGACCCGTAAATATGCCATGTGA